The following proteins come from a genomic window of Microbacterium lemovicicum:
- a CDS encoding M23 family metallopeptidase translates to MAEEIDSSATTPEDDTTSLTRRSRDRAAVAPRRKAGRITRTTTAVDRPAASRPAKPRRTGTPVRSLVIFTMVAGLVATVALPAYGAWRPAAETMTLQQAAVDDAQTLVVGSDATAATITRDSYAATTSEEIEKKKAEEAAAERARLAAEATAAAAAAASASRSSGAASVPVNVSMVSPGSGEVRWPILNFTKGRGLWDSGYHQGVDLLAPAMTPLYAAASGVVSVSSEGYYGYGVAVEIQHVIGGQNVATLYGHMTYGTRQVQVGDYVTAGQLIGFVGSTGSSTANHVHFEVHINGSVVDPWAWLEANAG, encoded by the coding sequence TTGGCTGAAGAGATCGATTCGTCGGCGACCACGCCCGAGGACGACACGACGAGTCTCACGCGCAGATCCCGCGACCGTGCAGCCGTCGCGCCCCGCCGCAAGGCCGGACGCATCACGCGCACGACCACCGCGGTCGACCGGCCCGCGGCATCCCGCCCCGCCAAGCCGCGTCGCACGGGCACTCCCGTCCGCAGCCTCGTGATCTTCACGATGGTCGCCGGTCTCGTGGCCACCGTCGCCCTGCCCGCCTACGGCGCCTGGCGTCCGGCGGCGGAGACGATGACGCTGCAGCAGGCCGCGGTCGACGATGCGCAGACGCTGGTCGTCGGCTCCGACGCCACCGCCGCGACGATCACCCGCGACAGCTACGCGGCCACGACCTCCGAGGAGATCGAGAAGAAGAAGGCCGAGGAGGCCGCCGCAGAGCGCGCGCGCCTCGCCGCCGAAGCCACCGCTGCGGCTGCCGCCGCCGCCTCGGCCAGCCGGTCGTCCGGCGCCGCGTCCGTGCCCGTCAATGTCTCGATGGTCTCGCCCGGAAGCGGCGAGGTGCGCTGGCCGATCCTCAACTTCACCAAGGGCCGCGGCCTCTGGGACTCCGGCTACCACCAGGGCGTCGACCTCCTCGCCCCGGCCATGACCCCGCTGTACGCCGCCGCATCCGGTGTGGTCAGCGTCTCGTCCGAGGGCTACTACGGCTACGGCGTCGCCGTCGAGATCCAGCACGTCATCGGCGGGCAGAACGTGGCCACGCTCTACGGCCACATGACCTACGGAACCCGCCAGGTGCAGGTCGGCGACTACGTCACCGCCGGACAGCTCATCGGCTTCGTCGGCTCGACCGGAAGCTCCACGGCCAACCACGTGCACTTCGAGGTCCACATCAACGGGTCGGTCGTCGACCCGTGGGCTTGGCTCGAGGCCAACGCCGGCTGA
- a CDS encoding DUF3027 domain-containing protein, whose translation MTSTPDSGTESGQDAPVDETEAGDAVVSDGVVSSDETVLSGEDAAAAHVAAVAVAAAVTTPEAVADEASVSDDASAAEPEPADEVESADEVEAAPAVVQPPDAELLAGHDLARAALNEITPANTVGEPAGYSVEPDGVVSLRFENRLPGYPGWYWTVSLARVPDAAPTVLEVELLPGDAALLAPDWTPWDVRLADYQAAQLALAEAAGEDVEGFADDADDLDDDDEDDDEDSADELDADEADDDEVDDESDDDVTPVLHAGDVDGVDIDQLDDTVDDDESDDDESDDDDDLGDEDDDDDEDESDDDLGDEDDDESDDELEDDPRA comes from the coding sequence ATGACTTCGACGCCTGACTCGGGCACCGAGTCCGGCCAGGACGCTCCGGTCGACGAGACCGAGGCGGGCGACGCTGTCGTGTCCGACGGGGTGGTCTCGTCCGACGAGACGGTCCTTTCAGGTGAGGATGCTGCGGCTGCACACGTCGCCGCGGTCGCCGTCGCCGCGGCGGTGACGACCCCGGAGGCCGTTGCCGACGAGGCGTCGGTCTCGGATGACGCGTCCGCCGCCGAGCCTGAGCCCGCCGACGAGGTCGAGTCGGCCGACGAGGTCGAGGCGGCCCCCGCGGTCGTCCAGCCCCCGGACGCCGAGCTGCTCGCCGGGCACGACCTGGCCCGCGCCGCCCTGAACGAGATCACCCCCGCGAACACCGTCGGCGAGCCCGCCGGCTACAGCGTCGAGCCCGACGGCGTGGTGTCACTGCGCTTCGAGAACCGCCTGCCCGGATACCCGGGCTGGTACTGGACCGTCAGCCTCGCCCGCGTGCCCGACGCCGCACCCACCGTCCTCGAGGTCGAGCTGCTCCCCGGCGATGCCGCGCTGCTCGCGCCCGACTGGACGCCGTGGGACGTCCGGCTCGCCGACTACCAGGCCGCGCAGCTGGCGCTCGCCGAAGCGGCGGGGGAGGACGTCGAGGGCTTCGCGGACGACGCCGACGACCTCGACGACGATGACGAGGACGACGACGAGGACAGCGCCGACGAGCTCGACGCGGACGAGGCCGACGACGACGAGGTCGACGACGAGTCGGACGACGACGTGACGCCCGTGCTCCACGCCGGTGACGTCGACGGCGTCGACATCGACCAGCTCGACGACACCGTCGACGACGACGAGTCGGACGACGATGAGTCGGACGATGACGATGACCTCGGCGATGAGGATGACGACGACGACGAGGACGAGTCGGACGACGACCTCGGTGACGAGGACGACGACGAGTCGGATGACGAGCTCGAGGACGACCCCCGCGCTTGA
- a CDS encoding metal-dependent transcriptional regulator yields the protein MTDLIDTTEMYLRTILELEEENIQPLRARISERLGHSGPTVSQTVGRMERDGLVVVSDDRTLQLTDAGRQKAVDVMRKHRLAERLLSDVIGLDWAYVHEEACRWEHVMSEQVERRLVELLGHPTESPYGNPIPGLDQLGDVATNTFEEGVVGLVRKLNAAGEPIQGTVRRLAEPAQVDPELLQQLKAAGVVPGARGDYRYNEGYVLLRMDGSDEGLELPVEVASHIFLVDERR from the coding sequence ATGACCGATCTCATCGACACCACCGAGATGTATCTGCGCACGATCCTCGAGCTGGAGGAGGAGAACATCCAGCCGCTGCGCGCGCGCATCTCCGAGCGCCTCGGTCACTCCGGGCCCACGGTGTCGCAGACGGTCGGTCGCATGGAGCGCGACGGGCTCGTCGTCGTGTCCGATGACCGCACCCTTCAGCTCACCGACGCCGGCCGGCAGAAGGCCGTCGACGTCATGCGCAAGCACCGGCTGGCCGAGCGCCTCCTCAGCGACGTGATCGGGCTGGACTGGGCCTACGTGCACGAGGAGGCATGCCGCTGGGAGCACGTCATGAGCGAGCAGGTCGAGCGCCGCCTGGTCGAGCTCCTCGGGCACCCCACCGAGTCGCCCTACGGCAACCCGATCCCCGGGCTCGATCAGCTCGGCGACGTGGCCACCAACACCTTCGAGGAAGGTGTCGTCGGACTCGTCCGCAAGCTCAACGCCGCGGGGGAGCCGATCCAGGGAACCGTCCGCCGACTGGCCGAGCCCGCCCAGGTCGACCCCGAGCTGCTGCAGCAGCTGAAGGCGGCGGGAGTCGTCCCTGGAGCCCGCGGCGACTACCGCTACAACGAGGGCTACGTGCTCCTGCGCATGGACGGCAGTGACGAGGGTCTCGAGCTCCCGGTCGAGGTCGCCTCCCACATCTTCCTGGTCGACGAGCGCCGCTGA
- the msrA gene encoding peptide-methionine (S)-S-oxide reductase MsrA — MTSGPTDTGEITRTPGTETAVLAGGCFWGMEDLIRKEPGVLKTRVGYIGGTNDHATYRNHPGHAEALEIVFDPTQTSYRDILAYFFQIHDPSTLNRQGNDIGTSYRSAIFPLTPEQEQVARDTIADVDASGLWPGKAVTTIEPAGPFWEAEPEHQDYLQVYPHGYTCHFPRKGWVLPKRDAAATAV; from the coding sequence ATGACCAGTGGACCCACCGACACCGGAGAGATCACCCGCACCCCCGGCACCGAGACCGCGGTCCTCGCGGGCGGCTGCTTCTGGGGCATGGAAGACCTGATCCGCAAGGAGCCCGGCGTGCTGAAGACGCGCGTCGGCTACATCGGCGGCACGAACGATCACGCCACCTACCGCAACCACCCCGGCCACGCCGAGGCGCTGGAGATCGTGTTCGACCCGACCCAGACGTCGTACCGCGACATCCTGGCGTACTTCTTCCAGATCCACGATCCGTCGACCCTGAACCGTCAGGGCAACGACATCGGCACGAGCTACCGGTCGGCCATCTTCCCGCTCACCCCCGAGCAGGAGCAGGTCGCCCGCGACACCATCGCCGACGTCGACGCGTCGGGACTCTGGCCCGGAAAGGCCGTCACCACGATCGAGCCCGCCGGTCCGTTCTGGGAGGCCGAGCCCGAGCACCAGGACTACCTGCAGGTCTACCCCCACGGATACACCTGCCACTTCCCCCGCAAGGGATGGGTGCTTCCGAAGCGGGATGCTGCGGCCACCGCCGTCTGA
- a CDS encoding saccharopine dehydrogenase family protein: MTRTDRDHDLVLLGATGFVGRLTAEHLVASAPKDARIALAGRSPEKLRQLTARLGVDWPTVVVDSSDAVAVERLAASTGVVATTVGPYLSRGLPLATACARAGTSYADLTGESAFVSRSIAANHGIAGASGARIVHSCGFDSIPSDLGVGLSAEAAGGGALVEAIAQVRSIRGGVSGGTIDSLRQQLIAAQSDARLRRIISDPFALTPGPSVRLPAGSIPHGSSRDRATGRWQAPFVMGAFNRQVVQRSNYLTGWGYGQLLRYREVVDTLPGLRGRALAAAVDALPAVLGGALTFPPTRALLDRLLPAPGEGPSEATMDRGRFSIDVDVYPIEGQPMRTRVAAPYDPGYRGTAVMLGESALCLALDDLADHAGVLTPMVAMGQALAARLRAHRFTLDTSPLS, from the coding sequence ATGACCCGCACCGATCGCGACCACGACCTCGTTCTGCTGGGCGCGACCGGATTCGTCGGGAGGCTGACCGCGGAGCACCTCGTCGCGTCGGCGCCGAAGGATGCGCGCATCGCGCTCGCCGGACGATCGCCCGAGAAGCTGCGACAGCTCACCGCGCGGCTCGGCGTCGACTGGCCGACCGTCGTCGTCGACAGCTCCGACGCCGTGGCCGTCGAGCGGCTCGCGGCGTCGACCGGCGTCGTGGCGACCACTGTCGGCCCCTATCTCTCGCGCGGACTGCCGCTGGCGACCGCCTGCGCACGGGCGGGCACCTCGTACGCCGACCTCACCGGCGAGAGCGCGTTCGTCAGCCGATCGATCGCCGCCAACCACGGGATCGCCGGCGCCTCGGGTGCGCGGATCGTGCATTCGTGCGGGTTCGACTCCATCCCCTCCGATCTCGGGGTCGGCCTGTCGGCCGAAGCCGCGGGCGGCGGTGCGCTCGTCGAGGCGATCGCACAGGTGCGCTCGATCCGCGGCGGCGTCAGCGGCGGAACCATCGACTCGCTCCGGCAGCAGCTCATCGCCGCGCAGTCCGATGCGCGCCTGCGGCGCATCATCTCCGATCCCTTCGCCCTGACGCCCGGACCGTCCGTGCGGCTTCCGGCGGGCAGCATCCCGCACGGCAGCTCCCGTGACCGCGCGACGGGACGCTGGCAGGCGCCGTTCGTCATGGGGGCGTTCAATCGGCAGGTCGTGCAGCGGTCGAACTACCTGACGGGCTGGGGCTACGGGCAGCTGCTGCGCTACCGCGAGGTCGTCGACACGCTCCCGGGCCTGCGGGGCCGCGCCCTGGCGGCCGCGGTCGACGCGCTTCCTGCGGTGCTCGGCGGCGCGCTCACCTTCCCGCCCACGCGGGCGCTGCTGGACCGGCTCCTGCCCGCGCCCGGCGAAGGCCCGAGCGAGGCGACGATGGACCGCGGCCGGTTCTCGATCGACGTGGACGTGTATCCGATCGAGGGACAGCCGATGCGCACACGGGTCGCGGCACCCTACGATCCCGGCTACCGCGGCACGGCCGTCATGCTCGGCGAATCCGCCCTCTGCCTGGCGCTGGACGACCTCGCCGATCACGCCGGCGTCCTCACTCCGATGGTCGCCATGGGGCAGGCGCTCGCCGCGCGGCTGCGGGCGCACCGCTTCACGCTGGACACCTCCCCCCTTTCCTGA
- a CDS encoding helicase-associated domain-containing protein encodes MAESSDQRALATRLSGMSDEQLSMAFRRRGVSTGASWHDWFDAAEGLLDAASVDRALTRLPRVALRAVSGDAGDSGSAGAADLSALLLAGEDGVAYGMVRERAAALADVRPEVFAPTPEVMAPGAADAASTAAIAERVFRTLSALADVVLAASLAPLARTGAGGISAVDRRRFVEAEIVESAEQLEDLVAVAASAGLLSAVDREWAATDEGDAWLRLTSAARWAAVVEGFRSTLPEALRTPDGGYQPVAGWLDAFPLDADWPARAQQLQRTAVAWGLVAGHDATGLSVEPAWATPLRLGEAATPAPLAAELPAEIDRVYLQADLTAIAPGPLAPELDLRLRTLARRESRAQASTYRFDADTVAGAMTGGETAASLTEFLSGLSLTGIPQPLAYLIESAAARHGRVTVRQDAATGHTLVASDDDAMLATIEVDQSLRPLGLVTDDGGLVTRVSRDSVYWALADARYPVMAVDGAGDALPLRRGRRAGADAAPPVADYARLLAILRSGGGGGDADAAWLERELDLAVRSRGIIVVDVRLPDGTQRSFTLEASGLGGGRLRGRDKAADVERTLPLSSIVSVRPGT; translated from the coding sequence ATGGCCGAATCCTCCGACCAGCGCGCCCTCGCGACGCGGCTGTCCGGCATGAGCGACGAGCAGCTGTCGATGGCCTTCCGGCGTCGTGGGGTCTCGACCGGCGCGTCCTGGCATGACTGGTTCGACGCCGCAGAAGGGCTGCTGGATGCTGCATCCGTCGACCGCGCACTGACCCGGCTGCCGCGGGTCGCGCTGCGGGCTGTCTCGGGGGACGCCGGTGATTCCGGTTCCGCCGGTGCAGCCGACCTCTCCGCGCTTCTGCTCGCGGGCGAGGACGGCGTCGCCTACGGCATGGTGCGCGAGCGGGCCGCGGCACTCGCCGACGTTCGCCCCGAGGTCTTCGCTCCGACGCCGGAGGTCATGGCGCCCGGTGCGGCGGATGCCGCGTCGACCGCCGCCATCGCAGAGCGGGTGTTCCGCACCCTCAGCGCGCTCGCCGATGTCGTGCTGGCCGCGAGCCTCGCCCCGCTCGCCCGCACCGGCGCCGGCGGTATCAGCGCCGTCGACCGGCGGCGGTTCGTCGAGGCGGAGATCGTCGAGTCCGCCGAGCAGCTCGAAGACCTCGTGGCCGTCGCGGCGAGCGCCGGCCTGCTGAGCGCCGTCGACCGCGAGTGGGCGGCGACGGATGAGGGCGATGCGTGGCTCCGCCTGACGAGCGCCGCACGGTGGGCGGCCGTCGTGGAAGGCTTCCGCTCCACTCTGCCCGAGGCGCTGCGCACGCCCGACGGCGGCTACCAACCCGTCGCCGGATGGCTCGACGCCTTCCCGCTCGACGCCGACTGGCCGGCACGCGCGCAGCAGCTGCAGCGGACCGCCGTCGCGTGGGGACTCGTCGCCGGCCACGATGCGACCGGGCTGTCCGTCGAACCGGCATGGGCGACCCCGTTGCGACTCGGAGAGGCCGCGACGCCCGCTCCCCTGGCCGCCGAGCTCCCGGCAGAGATCGACCGCGTCTACCTGCAGGCCGACCTGACCGCCATCGCTCCCGGGCCGCTCGCGCCCGAGCTCGACCTGCGGCTGCGCACCCTCGCGCGCCGCGAGTCGCGCGCACAGGCCTCGACGTACCGCTTCGACGCCGACACGGTCGCCGGTGCCATGACGGGCGGCGAGACGGCTGCGTCGCTCACGGAGTTCCTCTCCGGACTGTCGCTCACCGGCATCCCCCAGCCCCTCGCGTACCTGATCGAATCCGCCGCCGCTCGCCACGGGCGCGTCACGGTGCGCCAGGATGCCGCGACCGGCCACACCCTCGTCGCCAGCGACGACGACGCGATGCTCGCCACGATCGAGGTCGACCAGTCGCTGCGCCCGCTCGGACTCGTCACCGACGACGGCGGCCTCGTCACCCGCGTCTCGCGCGACTCCGTCTACTGGGCCCTCGCCGACGCCCGCTACCCCGTCATGGCCGTCGACGGAGCCGGAGACGCCCTGCCCCTCCGACGCGGACGACGAGCGGGAGCGGATGCTGCGCCCCCCGTCGCCGACTACGCCCGGCTCCTGGCGATCCTGCGTTCGGGCGGAGGCGGAGGCGACGCGGATGCCGCCTGGCTCGAGCGAGAGCTGGACCTCGCCGTCCGCTCGCGAGGAATCATCGTCGTCGACGTGCGGCTGCCCGACGGTACGCAGCGCTCCTTCACCCTCGAGGCGTCGGGCCTCGGCGGCGGGCGGCTGCGCGGTCGTGACAAGGCGGCCGACGTCGAGCGCACGCTGCCGTTGTCGAGCATCGTGAGCGTCCGCCCCGGCACCTGA
- a CDS encoding multidrug ABC transporter ATPase produces the protein MSKSTPGDVPVRRIDRILAFMSLGLLALSVVCFFAIIIGTPAGADMRTGVWPLIGLLVYVAPIVAFVLLLTVLIMSFARRGRANKGR, from the coding sequence ATGAGCAAGAGCACCCCCGGCGACGTTCCGGTCCGCCGTATCGACCGCATCCTGGCGTTCATGTCGCTGGGACTGCTGGCCCTGTCGGTGGTGTGCTTCTTCGCGATCATCATCGGCACCCCCGCCGGAGCCGACATGCGCACGGGCGTGTGGCCCCTGATCGGGCTCCTCGTCTACGTGGCCCCGATCGTCGCCTTCGTGCTGCTGCTCACGGTGCTCATCATGAGCTTCGCGCGAAGGGGCCGGGCGAACAAGGGTCGCTGA
- a CDS encoding cold-shock protein — translation MPTGKVRFYDEEKGFGFVTTDDGQDVFLHATALPAGTTAPKAGTRLEFGVADGKRGLQALSVRVLEAPVSLSKRSRKPADDMAIIVEDLVKLLDGIGGDLRRGRYPSGAHAQKIAAVLRKVADDFDA, via the coding sequence ATGCCCACCGGCAAGGTCAGGTTCTATGACGAGGAGAAGGGCTTCGGCTTCGTCACCACCGATGACGGCCAGGACGTCTTCCTGCACGCCACGGCCCTCCCCGCGGGTACCACTGCTCCCAAGGCCGGCACCCGGCTCGAGTTCGGCGTCGCCGACGGCAAGCGCGGCCTGCAGGCGCTCTCGGTGCGCGTGCTCGAGGCTCCCGTCAGTCTCTCGAAGCGCTCCCGCAAGCCCGCGGACGACATGGCGATCATCGTCGAAGACCTCGTGAAGCTGCTCGACGGCATCGGCGGCGACCTCCGCCGCGGACGCTACCCCAGTGGCGCACACGCCCAGAAGATCGCCGCGGTGCTGCGCAAGGTCGCCGATGACTTCGACGCCTGA
- a CDS encoding DNA repair helicase XPB has translation MADGPLIVQSDRTVLLEVAHPDAESARHELAIFAELERAPEHIHTYRVTRLGLWNARAAGHTAEDMLSTLDRWSRFPVPPSVSLDIRETVGRYGRLVIERDTVDGQEGTLVLRSSDPAVLTEMARNKRISPLLIGHPSPDTYVVDAWARGQIKQELLKIGWPAEDRAGYTPGTPHDIALAEDGWTLRPYQRKAVDIFTEGGSGVVVLPCGAGKTLVGAAAMADTKTTTLILVTNTVSARQWRDELLKRTTLTAEEIGEYSGQAKEVKPVTIATYQILTAKRKGQYAHLALLDALDWGLIVYDEVHLLPAPVFKLTADLQARRRLGLTATLVREDGREGDVFSLIGPKRFDAPWKEIEAQGFISPAACYEVRVDLPDGERMEYAAAADDERYRLAATADAKIDVVRSLVQRHAGERILVIGQYLDQIDELAQALDAPQITGATPVDERERLYQAFRVGEISLLVVSKVANFSIDLPEASVAIQVSGSFGSRQEEAQRLGRLLRPKESGHTASFYTLIARDTVDQDFAQNRQRFLAEQGYSYTILDADAIAA, from the coding sequence ATGGCTGACGGACCCCTCATCGTGCAGAGCGACCGCACCGTGCTGCTCGAAGTCGCTCATCCCGACGCCGAGAGCGCACGGCACGAGCTCGCGATCTTCGCCGAGCTCGAGCGCGCACCCGAGCACATCCACACGTATCGCGTGACCCGGCTGGGACTGTGGAACGCACGCGCCGCCGGACACACGGCGGAGGACATGCTGTCCACGCTCGACCGCTGGTCGCGCTTCCCCGTGCCGCCGTCGGTGTCGCTCGACATCCGCGAGACGGTCGGCCGCTACGGGCGCCTCGTCATCGAGCGCGACACCGTCGACGGGCAGGAGGGCACTCTCGTGCTGCGCTCGAGCGACCCCGCGGTGCTGACCGAGATGGCCCGCAACAAGCGGATCTCGCCGCTGCTCATCGGGCATCCCTCCCCCGACACCTACGTGGTGGATGCCTGGGCCCGAGGCCAGATCAAGCAGGAGCTGCTGAAGATCGGCTGGCCCGCCGAAGACCGCGCCGGCTATACGCCCGGCACGCCGCACGACATCGCGCTGGCCGAGGACGGCTGGACTCTCCGCCCGTATCAGCGGAAGGCGGTCGACATCTTCACCGAGGGCGGCTCGGGCGTCGTCGTGCTTCCCTGCGGCGCAGGCAAGACGCTCGTCGGCGCGGCCGCGATGGCCGACACCAAGACGACCACGCTCATCCTCGTGACCAACACGGTCAGCGCCCGGCAGTGGCGCGACGAGCTGTTGAAGCGCACCACCCTCACGGCCGAGGAGATCGGCGAGTACTCCGGCCAGGCCAAGGAGGTCAAGCCGGTCACGATCGCGACGTACCAGATCCTCACGGCGAAGCGGAAAGGCCAGTACGCGCACCTCGCGCTGCTGGACGCCCTCGACTGGGGTCTCATCGTCTACGACGAGGTGCACCTGCTGCCCGCGCCGGTGTTCAAGCTCACCGCCGACCTGCAGGCCCGACGGCGCCTGGGCCTCACCGCCACGCTGGTGCGCGAGGACGGCCGCGAAGGCGACGTGTTCAGCCTGATCGGGCCCAAGCGGTTCGACGCCCCGTGGAAGGAGATCGAGGCGCAGGGCTTCATCTCCCCCGCCGCCTGCTACGAGGTGCGCGTCGACCTTCCCGACGGCGAGCGGATGGAGTACGCCGCGGCCGCCGACGACGAGCGCTACCGCCTCGCGGCGACCGCCGACGCGAAGATCGACGTCGTCCGCAGCCTCGTGCAGCGGCACGCCGGCGAGCGCATCCTCGTGATCGGCCAGTACCTCGACCAGATCGATGAGCTGGCACAGGCGCTCGACGCTCCGCAGATCACCGGCGCGACGCCGGTGGACGAGCGCGAGCGGCTGTACCAGGCGTTCCGCGTCGGCGAGATCTCGCTGCTCGTGGTGTCCAAGGTGGCGAACTTCTCGATCGATCTGCCCGAGGCATCCGTCGCCATCCAGGTGTCGGGCTCGTTCGGCTCTCGCCAGGAGGAGGCCCAGCGCCTCGGACGCCTGCTGCGGCCGAAGGAGTCGGGTCACACCGCCAGCTTCTACACGCTCATCGCGCGCGACACCGTCGACCAGGACTTCGCGCAGAATCGTCAGCGCTTCCTCGCCGAGCAGGGGTACAGCTACACGATCCTCGACGCCGACGCGATCGCCGCCTGA
- the msrB gene encoding peptide-methionine (R)-S-oxide reductase MsrB: MTTTDYGKTPEALARLTPNQYRVTQEDATEPAFRNEYWDNHEPGIYVDVVSGQPLFSSTDKYDSRSGWPSFTKPIEPSAVTEKTDRTLWMKRTEVRSAGADSHLGHVFDDGPQDAGGLRYCMNSAAMRFIPLSQLEDQGYGEYRALFPGSTDTTSKENAS; encoded by the coding sequence GTGACCACCACCGACTACGGCAAGACCCCCGAGGCCCTCGCGCGCCTCACCCCGAACCAGTACCGCGTGACCCAGGAGGACGCCACCGAGCCGGCGTTCCGCAACGAGTACTGGGACAACCACGAGCCCGGCATCTACGTCGATGTCGTGTCGGGACAGCCCCTGTTCTCCTCGACCGACAAGTACGACAGCCGGTCCGGGTGGCCGAGCTTCACCAAGCCGATCGAGCCGTCCGCGGTCACCGAGAAGACCGACCGCACGCTCTGGATGAAGCGCACCGAAGTGCGCTCCGCCGGCGCCGACAGCCACCTGGGGCACGTCTTCGACGACGGACCCCAGGATGCCGGCGGCCTGCGCTACTGCATGAACTCCGCCGCGATGCGGTTCATCCCCCTCTCGCAGCTGGAGGACCAGGGCTACGGTGAATACCGCGCCCTCTTCCCCGGCAGCACCGACACGACCTCGAAGGAGAACGCCTCATGA
- a CDS encoding HNH endonuclease, translated as MRTLVLNAGYEPLAVVSFKRALVLVMNEKATVVENVDGEPIWSAHGSWERPAVILLTRYVRVPGGRHIPVTRRGVLRRDGNRCGYCGKTASTIDHILPRSRGGADSWENLVACCLRCNNVKGDRTPQEMHWELRLIPRPPRGAQWTVRGTEKADPCWSPYLELAA; from the coding sequence ATGCGCACTCTGGTGCTCAACGCGGGCTACGAACCGCTCGCCGTCGTGTCGTTCAAGCGGGCGCTCGTGCTCGTGATGAATGAGAAGGCCACCGTCGTGGAGAACGTCGACGGCGAACCGATCTGGAGCGCGCACGGCTCCTGGGAACGTCCGGCCGTGATCCTGCTGACGCGGTACGTACGGGTTCCGGGAGGCAGACATATCCCCGTCACCCGACGCGGCGTGCTGCGACGCGACGGCAACCGCTGCGGGTACTGCGGCAAGACCGCGTCGACCATCGACCACATCCTGCCCCGCTCCCGTGGCGGCGCGGACTCGTGGGAGAACCTCGTCGCGTGCTGCCTGCGGTGCAACAACGTCAAGGGCGACCGCACCCCGCAGGAGATGCACTGGGAGCTGCGGCTCATCCCGCGGCCGCCGCGCGGTGCGCAGTGGACCGTGCGGGGCACCGAGAAGGCCGACCCGTGCTGGAGCCCGTATCTGGAGCTGGCGGCTTAA
- the serC gene encoding phosphoserine transaminase — MAHPVIPSDLLPLDGRFGCGPSKVRPEQLEALASAGASLLGTSHRQAPVKELVRSVRDGLGSLFRVPDGYEVILGNGGSTAFWDAAAFGLIERRSQNLVFGEFGGKFAAAAKTPWLEAPDVRRAEPGTRAVAEAVEGVDVYAWPHNETSTGVAAPIARVHGDDGALTVVDATSAAGGIDVDIAETDVYYFAPQKNLGSDGGLWFALFSPAALERVERIAASDRYIPEFLSLKNAVDNSRLQQTLNTPALATLHLLDSQLRWIDENGGLSWAAARTAESSGALYEWAEASSVATPFVADPADRSPVVVTIDFAEGVDAAAIASALRANGIVDTEPYRKLGRNQLRIATFVSIEPDDVRRLIRSIEYVLDRL; from the coding sequence ATGGCGCACCCCGTGATCCCGAGCGACCTCCTGCCCCTCGACGGACGATTCGGCTGCGGCCCGTCCAAGGTGCGACCCGAGCAGCTCGAGGCCCTCGCCTCCGCCGGCGCCTCGCTGCTGGGCACCTCGCACCGGCAGGCGCCGGTCAAGGAGCTCGTCCGCTCGGTGCGCGACGGCCTGGGCTCGCTGTTCCGCGTTCCGGACGGCTACGAGGTCATCCTCGGCAACGGCGGATCGACCGCGTTCTGGGATGCCGCGGCCTTCGGTCTCATCGAACGCCGCAGCCAGAACCTCGTCTTCGGCGAGTTCGGCGGCAAGTTCGCCGCGGCCGCGAAGACCCCGTGGCTGGAGGCGCCGGACGTGCGCAGGGCCGAGCCCGGCACCCGCGCCGTCGCCGAGGCCGTCGAGGGCGTCGACGTGTACGCCTGGCCGCACAACGAGACCTCGACGGGCGTCGCCGCGCCGATCGCCCGCGTGCACGGCGACGACGGCGCATTGACCGTGGTCGACGCGACGAGCGCAGCCGGCGGCATCGACGTCGACATCGCCGAGACGGACGTCTACTACTTCGCCCCGCAGAAGAACCTCGGTTCGGACGGCGGCCTGTGGTTCGCGCTGTTCTCGCCGGCCGCCCTCGAGCGCGTCGAGCGGATCGCAGCATCCGATCGCTACATCCCCGAGTTCCTCAGCCTCAAGAACGCGGTCGACAACTCGCGGCTGCAGCAGACGCTGAACACGCCGGCGCTCGCCACCCTGCACCTTCTCGACAGCCAGCTGCGCTGGATCGACGAGAACGGCGGACTCTCCTGGGCCGCCGCGCGCACCGCCGAATCGTCGGGCGCTCTCTACGAGTGGGCCGAGGCGTCGTCGGTCGCGACGCCGTTCGTCGCGGATCCCGCCGACCGTTCGCCGGTCGTGGTCACGATCGACTTCGCCGAGGGAGTGGATGCTGCGGCCATCGCCTCCGCGCTCCGTGCCAACGGCATCGTCGACACCGAGCCCTACCGCAAGCTCGGCCGCAACCAGCTGCGCATCGCGACCTTCGTCTCGATCGAGCCCGATGACGTGCGCCGGCTCATCCGCTCGATCGAGTACGTTCTCGACCGGCTCTGA